One genomic segment of Alosa sapidissima isolate fAloSap1 chromosome 13, fAloSap1.pri, whole genome shotgun sequence includes these proteins:
- the ptges gene encoding prostaglandin E synthase, with the protein MLRNEVFACFVFYSTLLILKMYTLAVITGQVRLRKKAFANPEDALRHGGIEYNREDPYVERCLRAHRNDMENIYPFLFLGAIYSMIGPSLSVARGHFLVFFLARIMHTIAYLFVFRAPIRSLSYTIAQLPCVSMAIQIIIAVAAYA; encoded by the exons ATGTTAAGGAACGAGGTTTTCGCGTGTTTTGTTTTCTACAGCACGCTGCTGATCTTAAAGATGTACACACTGGCAGTTATTACGGGACAAGTACGACTTCGGAAAAAG GCGTTTGCAAACCCAGAGGACGCTCTCAGGCATGGGGGAATAGAGTATAACCGGGAAGATCCGTACGTGGAACGGTGTTTGAG agCGCACCGAAACGACATGGAAAACATCTACCCTTTCCTCTTCCTGGGCGCTATCTACTCCATGATTGGTCCCTCCCTGTCAGTGGCCAGAGGTCATTTCCTGGTCTTCTTCCTGGCTCGCATCATGCACACCATCGCATACCTGTTTGTTTTTCGAGCACCGATTCGATCACTATCCTACACCATCGCCCAGTTGCCTTGTGTCTCCATGGCAATTCAGATCATCATTGCCGTGGCTGCATACGCATAA